A genomic stretch from Thermomicrobiales bacterium includes:
- a CDS encoding YIP1 family protein, with the protein MSYLPPAPAPASAQPSHSFFDRVVGSVKLSRPIFDEVRRDPSAMTQAAIVVVLTGLLSGISQFAELRGQTIEFGDGDSYTVTNSFFGPLLSGIGVAIVALIFWVIAAVIFRLVAVKMLSAPETEIQWQEVARPLGFASAPGFLLILTPIPVLGFIIGSIVGLWSFAAQIVAMSETFRISKLRAFATILIASIGLGIFLALISCICIFAVAAFV; encoded by the coding sequence ATGAGCTACTTGCCACCGGCGCCTGCGCCGGCGTCTGCGCAGCCGTCGCATTCGTTCTTCGACCGAGTCGTCGGATCGGTGAAGTTGAGTCGGCCGATCTTCGATGAAGTGCGCCGCGATCCGAGCGCCATGACCCAGGCGGCCATCGTCGTCGTGCTGACCGGGCTTCTCTCCGGCATCTCCCAGTTCGCAGAGCTGCGAGGCCAGACGATCGAATTTGGCGATGGCGACTCGTACACGGTGACGAATTCGTTTTTCGGGCCGCTGCTCTCGGGTATTGGCGTCGCGATCGTCGCACTCATCTTCTGGGTCATCGCCGCCGTCATCTTCCGGTTGGTGGCGGTGAAGATGTTGAGTGCGCCTGAAACCGAAATCCAGTGGCAGGAAGTCGCTCGTCCGCTGGGGTTTGCCTCCGCGCCGGGATTCCTGCTGATCCTGACGCCCATTCCCGTGCTCGGGTTCATCATCGGAAGCATCGTGGGGCTCTGGTCGTTCGCGGCGCAGATCGTGGCCATGAGCGAGACCTTCAGAATAAGCAAGTTGCGCGCATTTGCCACGATCCTGATCGCTTCGATTGGGCTCGGTATTTTCCTGGCCCTGATCTCCTGCATCTGCATCTTTGCCGTTGCGGCGTTCGTCTGA
- a CDS encoding YIP1 family protein, whose translation MNQPLSFGWDGFGRRLLGALRLNGDTFRELSFVPNALPQAIAVILLGSLASAIVYLVDGDSPSLSVDVNWNSYPVTRESDVLAALAGAVLDAGWGLMIWAVQAAIICFLWNRFSRNRRTWRSIAAPLGFASAPLIVFALLELVPTVGSALALIGLLWTFVASVAAIRASLSTGWGRAVVLLVVSTVALFPIPLVISWLS comes from the coding sequence ATGAACCAACCGCTTTCGTTTGGCTGGGACGGATTCGGGCGGCGGCTCCTCGGCGCGCTCCGGTTGAACGGGGACACGTTTCGAGAGCTCTCGTTCGTGCCGAACGCCTTGCCGCAAGCGATCGCGGTGATCCTGCTGGGGTCGCTGGCGAGCGCCATCGTCTATCTTGTCGACGGCGATTCGCCCAGCCTCAGTGTGGACGTCAACTGGAACAGCTATCCGGTCACCCGGGAGAGCGATGTCCTCGCCGCGCTGGCGGGCGCGGTGCTCGATGCCGGATGGGGCCTGATGATTTGGGCGGTACAGGCAGCCATCATCTGTTTCTTGTGGAACCGCTTTAGCCGCAATCGGCGGACCTGGCGCTCGATCGCCGCGCCGCTTGGATTTGCCAGTGCCCCGCTCATCGTTTTCGCCCTTCTGGAACTCGTGCCGACAGTCGGAAGCGCGCTGGCGTTGATCGGCCTCCTGTGGACATTCGTGGCATCGGTGGCAGCGATACGCGCGTCGCTCAGCACCGGTTGGGGGCGTGCCGTCGTGTTGTTGGTCGTGTCTACGGTGGCGCTCTTCCCGATTCCGCTGGTGATTTCCTGGTTGTCATGA